Proteins encoded in a region of the Myxococcus xanthus genome:
- a CDS encoding 3'-5' exonuclease, whose product MLLAHPASDTTPVSALRPPLFPGIPPHLRTLAFIDLETTGLDASRHEVLEVAVLRVDARSLKVLAEYEARVKPTRLADAHPEALAVCGYSDEEWRDALPLHEVLATMSPLLAGTLVAGHNTSFDWGFLTEGYRRTGLSLPGVDYHRLDTASLAWPLLATGEVESLSLNALAKRFGLHRPTPHRAMADARCALEVARCLAVRMARGGHMERLMEESGGVS is encoded by the coding sequence GTGCTGCTCGCTCACCCCGCTTCCGACACCACCCCTGTCTCTGCCCTCCGCCCGCCGCTCTTCCCCGGCATCCCTCCACACCTGCGGACGCTCGCCTTCATTGACTTGGAGACGACGGGCCTGGACGCCTCCCGGCACGAGGTGCTGGAGGTGGCCGTGCTGCGCGTCGACGCTCGCAGCCTCAAGGTGCTGGCGGAGTACGAGGCGCGCGTGAAGCCCACCCGGTTGGCCGACGCCCACCCCGAAGCCCTGGCCGTGTGCGGCTACTCCGACGAGGAGTGGCGGGACGCGTTGCCCCTACACGAAGTCCTGGCCACCATGTCGCCGCTCCTGGCGGGCACCCTCGTGGCCGGCCACAACACCAGCTTCGACTGGGGCTTCCTCACCGAGGGCTACCGCCGCACCGGGCTGTCCCTGCCCGGCGTCGACTACCACCGCCTCGACACCGCCAGCCTCGCGTGGCCGCTGCTCGCCACCGGCGAGGTGGAGTCCCTCTCCCTCAACGCCCTGGCCAAGCGCTTCGGCCTCCACCGGCCAACGCCCCACCGCGCCATGGCGGACGCTCGGTGCGCGCTGGAGGTGGCCCGCTGCCTCGCTGTCCGTATGGCCCGGGGCGGCCACATGGAGCGGCTGATGGAGGAGTCGGGAGGTGTATCGTGA
- a CDS encoding sigma-70 family RNA polymerase sigma factor, which translates to MSIRTAEAERAYRLLRRNWAALTDFEQPESLVAFLTAREGDSHVKDAVLAGLVTLTQMRAESGFFTALLWLGVWPGLDGVYRRCLRRLRVSPAEVVSAIAASFLGLVTRVNLSSVQRVAATLVLGTERDVLKALSKERGAELHGVLAASGSGEPQLDLPTPSVSLVLSFESEVEELRAWLRPLVGDDTELLVSVLLYEEGYVEVGTSLGLAPAAVRKRVQRALSRLRKMKKKMPGKFRCPKSLRESAFSRGEI; encoded by the coding sequence GTGTCCATTCGGACGGCCGAGGCGGAGCGCGCCTACCGCCTGCTGCGCCGCAACTGGGCGGCGCTCACGGACTTCGAGCAGCCAGAGTCCCTTGTCGCATTTCTCACCGCGCGCGAGGGGGACTCCCACGTCAAGGACGCAGTGCTTGCTGGCCTCGTCACGCTGACGCAGATGCGGGCGGAGTCCGGCTTCTTCACGGCGCTGTTGTGGCTGGGAGTATGGCCCGGGCTGGACGGCGTGTACCGCCGCTGTCTCAGACGCTTACGTGTCTCGCCCGCGGAAGTGGTTTCCGCGATTGCCGCGTCCTTCCTGGGACTGGTGACGCGCGTCAACCTGTCCAGCGTCCAGCGGGTAGCCGCGACACTCGTGCTGGGCACGGAGCGTGACGTCCTGAAGGCATTGAGCAAGGAGCGAGGGGCTGAACTCCATGGCGTGCTGGCAGCGTCGGGGAGCGGGGAGCCCCAACTGGACCTGCCGACACCTTCCGTGTCGCTCGTCCTCTCCTTCGAGTCGGAGGTGGAGGAGCTGCGCGCATGGCTCCGCCCACTTGTTGGAGACGACACGGAGTTGCTGGTGTCCGTCCTTCTCTATGAGGAGGGCTATGTCGAGGTGGGGACGAGCCTGGGGCTTGCGCCCGCGGCAGTGCGCAAGCGCGTCCAGCGGGCCCTGTCGCGGCTGCGAAAAATGAAGAAAAAAATGCCCGGAAAATTTCGTTGTCCCAAATCGCTTCGCGAAAGTGCTTTTAGTAGAGGTGAGATTTGA
- a CDS encoding DEAD/DEAH box helicase family protein, which yields MVEDFSEMRGDGGRVVSRTQDSSVGDAPSAPARNVGVGTRTLRVRVDSGLRLAVGDVPPKVLEGLCRALSLPNPAYLKLVRLRKRPGAEPQTLYFFRQQERELVLPRGAIHLLRRAADDAGLTLSFEDARVLPPKRLAKLPVVPLRDYQSEAVERLAKATQGTAVLPCGGGKCVKNDSLIFTDRGLVTAAELAIGVPEEHAAFTEVGVDTSTGRATTNAVYNGGRSPTKRARLALGYELEATAEHPVRVLRDDVLVWVRMDELHVGDRLVLRRGSEVWGRSSLPEAFRWVKPKHATSLKLPKGLVLDEMAAEACGLLVSEGTLTKRLVTEFTNADADNVGFISRWAESIGVNLRRGGSDSVQYLVHSVVLREWLAWLGLDYTRAAGKCIPRAVRLGGRDIMRAFLRGLFDGDASVDPLKSVIEFCTASERMAREVQVALLGLGILASRHSRTVEGYEQLYWRVTITDVATFEREVGFSSNWNKRRLREAVARAEGRCRNPNVDTVPVNGLVERLYRAAQKQVSWSSQEGRIFGNYVHGEHAPSRAALERMVKRWGSECPAECLPIEAFLELQVAFLAVESIEDGEADVVDLSVPETHEFVANGVVCHNTMLALGAVARLRTQTLILVHTLDLAEQWREHIRTRLGLEAGLVGAGEAEVRPVTVAVVQSLARWEGTKLDAFLHGFGLLVLDEAHHIAASAFHRIVDRCPARYRLGLTATPEREDGLTPLLRLYLGAPLAVVKHEDLVARGVLVVPEVRAVETAFDFPYFGASDYAPMLKALAEDKARNDLVLGAVAREAWAGHLCLVLTGRVDHCELLAQRLSATGLSAAALTSGVSREARKALLEQARAGRVRVLVATSLADEGLDLPRLSRVFLAYPGRARGRTVQRLGRLMRPHEEKKSAVLIDFVDRKVPLLRRHHAERCQQYATVLGVAAAARAH from the coding sequence ATGGTGGAAGACTTCTCCGAAATGCGCGGGGACGGGGGGCGTGTTGTCTCTCGCACCCAGGACTCCAGCGTGGGGGACGCGCCGTCCGCGCCTGCGCGCAACGTGGGCGTGGGCACGCGGACGTTGCGCGTGCGCGTGGATTCCGGGCTGCGGCTCGCGGTGGGCGACGTGCCGCCCAAGGTTCTGGAGGGCCTCTGCCGGGCGCTCTCCCTTCCCAATCCCGCCTATTTGAAGCTGGTGCGGCTGCGCAAGCGCCCCGGGGCGGAGCCCCAGACGCTGTACTTCTTCCGCCAGCAGGAGCGGGAGTTGGTGCTGCCGCGCGGGGCCATTCACCTGCTGCGCCGGGCCGCGGACGATGCCGGCCTGACGCTCTCCTTCGAGGACGCGCGTGTGCTGCCGCCCAAGCGCCTGGCGAAGCTGCCGGTGGTGCCCCTGCGCGACTACCAGTCCGAGGCCGTGGAGCGCCTGGCGAAGGCCACCCAGGGGACGGCGGTGCTGCCATGCGGAGGCGGGAAGTGCGTGAAGAACGACTCCCTCATCTTCACTGACCGCGGACTGGTTACTGCCGCCGAGCTTGCCATCGGCGTTCCCGAGGAACATGCGGCCTTCACGGAAGTCGGCGTGGACACGTCGACGGGGCGTGCCACCACGAACGCTGTCTACAACGGAGGCCGCTCACCTACGAAGCGAGCCCGACTCGCTCTTGGCTATGAGCTGGAGGCGACTGCGGAGCACCCCGTTCGAGTGCTGCGTGACGACGTCCTTGTCTGGGTGCGCATGGACGAACTCCACGTTGGGGACCGCCTCGTTCTGCGTCGCGGCAGCGAGGTGTGGGGGCGCTCCTCTCTTCCCGAGGCATTTCGCTGGGTGAAGCCCAAGCATGCGACGAGCTTGAAGCTTCCCAAGGGCCTGGTGCTCGATGAGATGGCGGCCGAGGCCTGCGGCCTCCTGGTCTCAGAGGGGACGCTCACCAAACGCCTCGTGACGGAGTTCACGAACGCAGACGCGGACAACGTTGGCTTCATTTCCCGCTGGGCCGAATCCATCGGAGTCAACCTCCGACGTGGCGGGAGCGACTCAGTTCAGTACCTCGTGCACTCAGTCGTGTTGCGTGAGTGGTTGGCGTGGTTGGGGCTCGACTACACGAGGGCTGCGGGGAAGTGCATCCCACGGGCCGTCCGCCTGGGTGGACGCGACATCATGCGCGCCTTCTTGCGCGGCCTGTTTGATGGTGACGCGTCAGTCGACCCTCTCAAGAGCGTCATCGAGTTTTGCACCGCCTCCGAGCGAATGGCCCGAGAGGTCCAGGTCGCCCTCCTGGGGCTTGGGATTCTGGCTTCGCGCCATTCGCGCACCGTCGAAGGGTACGAGCAGCTGTACTGGCGAGTGACTATCACCGACGTTGCGACCTTCGAACGCGAAGTGGGGTTCTCGTCGAACTGGAACAAGCGCCGCCTCCGTGAGGCGGTGGCTCGTGCCGAGGGGCGATGCCGAAACCCCAACGTCGACACCGTCCCCGTCAACGGACTGGTGGAGCGGCTCTATCGAGCGGCGCAGAAGCAGGTGTCCTGGAGCAGCCAAGAGGGGAGGATTTTCGGCAACTACGTCCATGGAGAGCATGCCCCATCACGTGCCGCACTGGAGCGCATGGTGAAGCGCTGGGGTTCGGAGTGCCCGGCGGAGTGCCTGCCCATCGAAGCCTTCCTTGAGCTCCAGGTGGCGTTCCTCGCTGTTGAGTCCATCGAAGATGGCGAGGCAGACGTCGTGGACCTCTCAGTGCCGGAGACGCACGAATTCGTCGCCAATGGCGTCGTGTGCCACAACACGATGTTGGCTCTCGGTGCCGTTGCCCGCCTGCGCACGCAGACGCTCATCCTCGTCCACACCCTGGACCTGGCCGAGCAGTGGCGAGAGCACATTCGCACGCGCCTGGGCCTGGAGGCAGGCCTCGTGGGCGCCGGGGAAGCGGAGGTGCGGCCCGTCACCGTGGCCGTCGTCCAGTCCCTGGCCCGGTGGGAGGGGACGAAGCTTGACGCCTTCCTCCATGGCTTCGGCCTGCTCGTCCTCGACGAGGCTCACCACATCGCCGCCAGCGCCTTCCACCGAATCGTGGACCGCTGCCCCGCGCGCTACCGACTGGGCCTGACGGCGACGCCCGAGCGGGAGGACGGGCTGACGCCGCTCTTGCGCCTGTACCTGGGGGCACCCCTTGCCGTCGTGAAGCACGAGGACCTCGTCGCGCGCGGTGTGCTGGTGGTGCCTGAGGTGCGCGCCGTGGAGACGGCCTTCGACTTCCCCTATTTCGGCGCGTCGGACTACGCGCCCATGCTGAAGGCGCTGGCGGAGGACAAGGCGCGCAACGACCTCGTCCTCGGGGCCGTGGCCCGCGAAGCGTGGGCAGGCCACCTGTGCCTCGTGCTCACCGGACGGGTGGACCACTGCGAGTTGCTGGCGCAGCGGCTTTCGGCCACGGGCTTGTCGGCCGCTGCCCTGACGAGCGGCGTGTCGCGCGAGGCGCGCAAGGCCCTCCTGGAGCAGGCCCGCGCCGGGCGCGTCCGTGTGTTGGTGGCGACCAGCCTGGCGGACGAGGGGCTCGACTTGCCGCGCCTCTCACGCGTCTTCCTGGCGTACCCCGGCCGCGCGCGTGGACGCACCGTCCAGCGCCTTGGACGCCTCATGCGTCCGCACGAGGAGAAGAAGAGCGCCGTCCTCATCGACTTCGTCGACAGGAAGGTGCCGCTCTTGCGGCGCCACCATGCGGAGCGCTGCCAGCAGTACGCCACGGTGCTGGGAGTGGCGGCTGCGGCCAGAGCCCATTGA
- a CDS encoding RecB family exonuclease, whose protein sequence is MSALRNEHLSYSRLSRFESCPLSYRLHYLDKHTAEPGVPLSFGKALHAVLERLLQEVIDTEYAGPLSEERALQLYREAWAASGLSGLALFQEGLGILQDFVRQQGRVDCRDILAVEKEFRLPVGPFTVLGFIDRVDWVDDETVHVMDYKSNHQLFTREELDSSLQLSLYALAARRMWPWAKKVRLSMWMLRHGVLQETTRTEEQLDAALAYVETLGQQMETAESFPARINPNCVYCDHRRTCPAYARALTGQRGVVCEDTDDLESVARERQEVAHLAKILGARKTELEDVLRAHLAEQDELVLAGTRYRMFNTTSLDYPLEPTIAVLARVTGLSREELVQRLASVDKKALDALLKDAGKRLGTARVALLKAELDSLAAKHHSPRFWAKEVA, encoded by the coding sequence ATGAGCGCACTGCGAAACGAGCATTTGTCATACAGCCGGCTCAGCCGCTTCGAGTCCTGCCCGCTGTCCTACCGGCTGCACTACCTCGACAAGCACACCGCCGAGCCCGGTGTGCCGCTGAGCTTCGGCAAGGCGCTGCACGCCGTCCTCGAGCGGCTCCTCCAGGAAGTCATCGACACCGAGTACGCGGGCCCACTCTCCGAGGAGCGCGCCCTCCAGCTCTACCGTGAAGCGTGGGCCGCCTCTGGCCTCTCCGGCCTCGCCCTCTTCCAAGAGGGCCTCGGCATCCTCCAGGACTTCGTCCGCCAGCAGGGCCGCGTGGACTGCCGCGACATCCTCGCCGTCGAGAAGGAGTTCCGCTTGCCGGTGGGCCCCTTCACCGTCCTGGGCTTCATCGACCGCGTCGACTGGGTGGACGACGAGACAGTCCACGTCATGGATTATAAATCCAACCACCAGCTCTTCACCCGCGAGGAGCTGGACTCCAGCCTCCAGCTCAGCCTCTACGCCCTCGCCGCGCGTCGCATGTGGCCCTGGGCGAAGAAGGTGCGCCTGTCCATGTGGATGCTTCGCCACGGCGTGCTGCAGGAGACGACGCGCACCGAGGAGCAGTTGGACGCCGCTCTCGCCTACGTCGAGACGCTGGGCCAGCAGATGGAGACGGCGGAGTCCTTCCCCGCCCGCATCAATCCCAACTGTGTGTACTGCGACCACCGCCGCACCTGCCCCGCCTACGCCCGCGCGCTGACGGGCCAGCGCGGAGTCGTCTGCGAGGACACCGATGACTTGGAGTCCGTCGCCCGCGAGCGCCAGGAAGTCGCCCACCTCGCGAAGATTCTCGGCGCGCGCAAGACGGAGCTGGAGGACGTCCTCCGGGCCCACCTTGCCGAGCAGGACGAGCTCGTCCTCGCCGGCACGCGCTACCGCATGTTCAACACCACCAGCCTCGACTACCCGCTGGAGCCCACCATTGCGGTGCTGGCCCGCGTCACCGGACTCTCCCGTGAGGAGTTGGTGCAGCGCCTCGCCAGCGTCGACAAGAAGGCCCTCGACGCGCTGCTGAAGGACGCGGGCAAGCGCCTGGGCACCGCGCGCGTCGCGCTCCTCAAGGCCGAGCTGGACTCCCTCGCCGCCAAACACCACTCGCCCCGCTTCTGGGCCAAGGAGGTCGCATAG